One window of Colias croceus chromosome 6, ilColCroc2.1 genomic DNA carries:
- the LOC123692234 gene encoding tRNA (guanine(37)-N1)-methyltransferase isoform X1, with amino-acid sequence MCESKVSLMPVGVRGMRVLDREKFIQKVRVPVIVVTEDKIAKTSKIMKNYFFKMENFKPVQDHLIDDSIKKKKIFCHPEKIAQWTDISESDRTALKLNEVSEDNLLFEDVQLTYDNLKIDTVFKAVLPENEEIVSSFSQIGHIIHLNLRDHLLEYRQLIGQVLLDKIKLCRTVVNKSNIIDNTYRNFKMEVIAGDEDFLVTVKENRCSFQFDFSKVYWNPRLGKEHERILSFLKPGDVLFDVFCGVGPFSIPAAKRHTIVFANDLNPDSYKWLEHNAKQNKIDKSLIKMYNLDGKEFIRDIFKQYIIDLCNGTHKLESQAKIHITMNLPALAVEFLKYFNGLVDKQLCENIPNDIIVYVYCFATGDNPVRTAKEMVLTNIGVDISENIIDVFNVRNVSPKKEMMRVTFKLTKEVLSKKVLVDSDEPPVKKLCV; translated from the coding sequence ATGTGCGAATCGAAGGTTTCGTTGATGCCGGTTGGTGTTCGTGGTATGCGTGTTTTGGATCGTGAAAAGTTCATACAAAAAGTGCGTGTGCCAGTGATTGTGGTGACTGAAGACAAGATTGCcaaaacaagtaaaataatgaagaattactttttcaaaatggaaaattttaaGCCCGTACAAGACCACTTAATTGacgattcaattaaaaaaaagaaaattttttgTCATCCAGAAAAAATTGCACAATGGACAGACATATCTGAGTCAGACAGGACTGCTCTCAAACTAAACGAAGTAAGtgaagataatttattatttgaagaTGTTCAGCTCACTTATGACAATTTGAAGATTGATACAGTGTTTAAAGCAGTTCTGCCAGAGAATGAAGAAATAGTCAGTAGTTTTTCTCAAATCGGGCATATCATACACCTGAATTTAAGAGATCATCTGCTTGAATACAGGCAGCTCATCGGTCAAGTTCTTCTCGACAAAATCAAGCTGTGCAGGACAGTTGTAAATAAAAGCAACATAATAGACAATACATATCGCAATTTCAAGATGGAGGTAATTGCTGGAGACGAGGACTTTCTAGTGACTGTAAAAGAAAACAGGTGTAGCTTTCAGTTTGATTTCTCTAAGGTTTATTGGAACCCTAGATTGGGTAAGGAGCATGAAAGGATATTGTCATTTTTAAAGCCAGGTGATGTTTTATTTGATGTGTTCTGCGGAGTAGGCCCATTTTCCATACCAGCAGCAAAGCGACACACTATTGTATTTGCAAATGATTTAAATCCCGATTCTTACAAGTGGCTGGAACATAATGCAAAACAGAATAAAATTGACAAATCCCTCattaaaatgtacaatttAGATGGCAAAGAATTTATACGCGACATCTTCAAACAGTACATTATTGATTTATGTAATGGTACGCACAAATTAGAGAGCCAAGCAAAGATTCATATTACAATGAATTTGCCGGCGTTAGCTGTTGAATTTCTGAAATATTTCAATGGTTTGGTTGATAAGCAATTGTGTGAGAACATACCCAATGATATAATAgtgtatgtttattgttttgcaACTGGCGACAATCCAGTGAGAACCGCTAAGGAAATGGTATTAACAAACATTGGTGTGGACATATCGGAGAATATAATTGATGTGTTCAATGTCAGAAATGTGtcaccaaaaaaagaaatgatgAGAGTAACATTTAAACTCACTAAAGAGGTGCTGAGTAAAAAGGTTTTAGTGGATAGCGATGAGCCACCAGTGAAAAAACTATGTGTTTAA